In Candidatus Methylomirabilota bacterium, the genomic window CAGCAAATGCCGAACCTCGGCGAAATGCGCCGCACAGGCGTCGCACAGGCTCTCGAGCGGTTTCGGCGCGTCCGCAACCAGACGCTGGCAGCCCGCCTGCTTACAGTCCATGATCCGGAGCGGATTGCGCTTCAATCGTCCCTGGCAATCCGTACAAAGCTCCGACGATCGATCCGCCATATAGTGCGCGAGGCGATCGCGAATCGCGGGCCGGCAGACGGCGTCACCGATGGAGTTCAGGCGAAGCTGCAGATCGGGGATCCCAAACGCCTCCACGATCAGCGCCCACAACAGGTCGATCACCTCCGCATCCACCGCCGGCTGGTCGGAGCCGATCGCCTCGACGCCGATCTGGTGAAACTGCCGGTAGCGTCCCGATTGCGGCCGTTCCCGACGAAACATCGGACCGAGGTAATAGACCTTTACGAGGGGGGACTGGGCGGCCATTTGATGTTCAAGGTAGGCTCGGACGACCGGCGCGGTCCCCTCAGGTCGAAGCGTAAGACTGACGTCACCCTGGTCGGTGAAGGTGTACATCTCCTTTTCGACGATGTCGGTTCCCTCACCGATGCCACGGATGAACAGTTCCGTCCGTTCGAAGGCCGGGGTCCGGATTTCCGCGTAGCCGTACCGCTGCAGGAGCGAACGCGTGGCCGCCTCTATGCGCTGCCATGTTGCGGACTCATTCGGCAAGAGGTCCGGCGCCCCCCGCACACCCTTGAACTTCATCATCGCAGCTATCAGCTTTCAGCCATCAGCAATCAGCTTCCGGCAATTGCTGTAGGGGCGGGGCTTGCCCTGCCCAAAGGGGCGCAGCAAGCAGCGCCCCTACATCGCTGACGGCTGATGGCTGGCCGACCAAAGACATGCTCAATGCGGGCCTACGAGACCGCCTTCCGGTCAAAACGGTGAGTTGATTCAATGAAGCGGACGGTCGCCGATCTCGAGCGCATGACGAGGGAATGGGTCTGCGCGCCCCCGCCGAAGAAGCGGACCCCCTTCAAGAGATCCCCATCGGTGACCCCGGTCGCGGCGCACATAATGTCGATCTCTCCGCCTCCCGTCAGATCGGCGATCGTAAATACCCGGTCCAGATCGCGGATCCCCATTCTCAGCGCCTGCTCTGCCTCTTCCTCCGTCAGCGGTTTCAGTCGACCCTGCATGTCGCCACCGATACACTGCAGCGCCGTCGCCGCCAACGCGCCCTCTCGCGCCCCCCCGACCCCCATCAGAACGTCGACGCCCGTTCCCTCAAACGCCACCGCCATCGTCGCGGAGAGATCGCCGTCCTGAATCAGCTTGATGCGCGCGCCGATCCCGCGGACCTGTCGCACCAGATCGGCATGGCGCGGTCGGTCAAGGATGACCACCGTCACATCCTCAACCGAACGGTTCATCGCTTCGGCGATGGCGCGAAGATTCTTCTCCGGGGGGGCGGTGATATCAATCACCCCGGCCGCCTTGGGTCCGACGGCGATCTTTTCCATATGGGCGTCGGGCACCTGATGCAACGACCCCTTCTCGGCGGCAGCAATGACAGAAATAGCATTCGGGCGGCCATGTGCCACAATCGCGCCGCTTTCCACGGCATCAAGTGCGATATCGACTTCTGGGCTGTTGCCCTGGCCGAGCACCTCGCCGACGTAGAGGGTCGGGGCCTTCCCGTGCTCGCCCTTGCCGATGACAATCGAGCCCTTGAAGCTCACATGGTCGAAGGCGTGGCGCATCGCGTCGATCGCCGCCTGCTCCGCCGCGCTCGGGTTGCCCAATCCCATCCAGCGAGCCGACGAGATGGCGGCCATCTCGGTGGCTCGCACCAACTCCAGCGCCAGATTCCGGTCCATCGTTCCTTTTTTCTCAGTCGGTCTGAAACTGCAGGCGGCTCGGGCCCGCCCATCCCCACTCACCCCCGAAAACCGACAGAAGTATAGGAAATACGGGGATTCCAGTCAAGCCCAACTTCTGTGATCCGACAGAGGCAGGAGGCTAACGCGGGCGTCCCAGCAGGTCGCTGAGCGCGGTACGCAGGAGGTCTGCCGAGGCGCCGGCGACCCGGATCGTTTTTACGCGGGCATGCTCGCCGACGGCGATTTGCAGGCGAGAGACCGGCAGGTCGAGCGCCTTTGACAACAGGCGGAGACAGGCCTCGTTAGCTCGTCCTTCTACCGGAGGCGCGGTGACCCGGAGCCGCAAGATACCGTCGACCTCGCCGACAATCGCTTCGCGAGAGGCCTTCGGCTGAAGCTGAATACGAAAGGAGGCGGTCGTGCCCGCCTGCCGAACCAGAACCATTAACGAAGGTTCCACGCAATCTCTTGAAGCGAAGGCACAAGCCACCGCTGGATAAACTGGAGCGCCAGGATGGCGATAATGGGGGAAATATCTATGCCTAATCGCCACATCGGAATCATCTGCTGAATCGGCCGCAGTACCGGGTCGGTGACGCGAGCGAGGAACTGGACGATCGGATTCCAAGGATCCGGATTGACCCATGAGAGCAGCGCCCGGATGATAAACAGCCACGTGTACACCCATAATACGGTATTCAGAATGGACGCGAACGCGTCGATGAAGTACGCAAGAAACGGCATGACAATTATCTCCTGCCCAGTTCCCGGGATCGGATCGTGGCCGCCTCAACCGCCTCCATCAGGATCCCACGCAATCCGCCGCGCTCCAGGGCATACAGCCCGGCAATAGTCGTTCCGCCCGGAGAGGTCACCATATCCTTTAACGCTGCCGGATGACGCCCACTCTCAAGCACCATCTTGGCGGCGCCCAGGACGGTCTGGGCAGCCAGCAGCCCGGCGACATCCCGCGCAAGCCCCACTTTCACACCGGCGTCGGTCAGCGCTTCAATACACAGAAATACGTAGGCGGGACCGCTGGCGCTGAGTCCCGTCACGGCATCCAGATGCTTTTCCTCTACGACGACCGCTTTTCCGACCGCCGCAAAAATTGCTTCTGCAATCTGCACGTCCTCGGCTGTGGCGTGCTCGCCCTTCGTGATGCCGGCGGCGCCGGCCAGCACCATAACCGGGGCATTGGGCATGGCGCGAACGATCCGCGCCCCGGCAGGCAGCCGCTCGCCGATAAAGGCGATGGTGATGCCTGCGGCGATCGAGATGACCGTCTTCGTCTGATCCACTGAAGCGGCGATCCCATGTAGCGCCGCCTCCATGTCCTGGGGTTTGACGGCCAGGATCAGGATCGACGCCTTCAGGCCGACATCGCGGCCTCCAGCCACGGTCTGAATGCCGTAGCGGAGATGGATCTGCTCTCGTTTCGCCTCGGCGATATCCGACGCAATGATCTGGTCGGCGGTCACCAGCCTGGCTTCGAGCAGGCCGCGGATCATCGCCTCGGCCATATTGCCGGCCCCAATGAACCCGATCGTCCGCCCGTGCAGCATGCTGTGCTCCTGACGTCTCATAGAATAGACCTGTCGTCTTATAGCGTCAAACCTGAGGCGAGTCAAGGGGATTCGGACACCCAAAACCTATTGACTTTTCATAGGATTCCGGTTAGGTTGAGCCCGGCAGTCGGACTTACGCGCCGGGGCAGCGAGAGACACATCATGACGTACGCCTATTTCAAGGGACAGATCGTTCCGTTAGATCAGGCCAAGGTCAGCATCCAGAACAATACGTTCCAGTATGGGACTGGGATCTTCGAGGGGATCCGGGCCTACTGGAATCTGGATGAACGGCAGCTCTACGTCTTTCGCTTGGCGGAACACTACCTCCGGCTGCTCAGGAACTGCCGGGTCCTGAAGCTGAATATCGGCAAGGATGTCAAAGAGCTGTCGGAGATCACCCTCGAACTGCTCAGGCGCAACCGTCCGGAAACCGACACTTACATCCGGCCGATTGCCTATGTCGATTCGGATGGGATCGGTCCCAAGTTCATCGGGTATCCGAGCAGCATTGCCATGTACACGCTGCCGCTTGGCGACTACATCAACGTCTCCAGCGGGATCAAGGTGGGCTTTTCTTCCTGGCGACGGATTCACGACAATACGATCCCGGCACGGTGTAAGGTCACCGGCGGGTATGTCAACTCCGCCCTGGCCAAAACGGAGGCCCTCGAACATGGCTACGATGAGGCGATCTTCCTCACTGAAGAGGGCTGTATCTCTGAAGGCTCGGCGGAGAATATCTTCCTCATCAGGGACGGCAAGTTAATTACGCCCGCCCTATCGGAGGATATCCTGGAAGGGATTACGCGAGAAACGGTCATCCAACTGGCTCGAGAGGAATTGGGGATCGAGACAATTGAGCGGCCTATCGGCAGGACAGAGCTGTATGTCGCCGACGAGGCGTTCCTCTGCGGGACCGGCGCCCAGGTGTCGCCCATCATTGAAGTAGACAAACGGCTGCTGGGTAGCGGCCGGATAGGGCCCATCACGGAGAAGATTCAAGCCCTCTATTTCGACGTGGTGAAGGGTAAAGAGAAGCGGTACGCGCACTGGTTGACGCCGGTCTACTAAATACAGGGGATAGGGGTTAGGGTCTAGGGTTCAGCAAGATTTCCCCGACCGCTGACGGAAGTAGTCGATGGTCAGCGCCAGTCCTTCAGCAATCTGCAACGTCGGCTCCCAGCCTAGTTTCATTCTTGCCAGATCAATATCCGGTTGACGAACACGAGGGTCGTCCATCGGCAACGGACGGAACTCAATAACGGATGGGCCGCCAACCGCCCCCAGAACCATATGGGCAAGGTCGAGCACCGTAAACTCTTTGGGGTTGCCGATGTTCACCGGGTTCACCTCGTCCGACATCAGCAGACGATACAGTCCCTCAACCAAATCGGTGACGTAGCAGAAGCTTCGCGTCTGAGAACCGTCCCCGTACACCGTCAAGGGCTCGCCGCGAAGTGCCTGATTGATGAAGTTCGAGACCACCCGGCCGTCGTTCGGTCGCATCCGCGGTCCATACGTGTTGAAGATCCTGGCAATCCGCGTATCAAGTCCGTGATATCGGTGATAGGCCATGGTCATCGCCTCGGCAAATCGCTTTGCCTCGTCGTACACCCCACGGGGGCCGACCGGATTGACGTTACCCCAGTATTCCTCCCGCTGGGGATGGATCACCGGATCACCATAGACCTCTGAGGTCGAGGCAAGGAGAAGTCGCGCGCCCTTGGCCTTCGCCAATCCCAGCGCCTTATGGGTACCGAGAGATCCCACCTTCAACGTCTGGATCGGCAGGCGCTGATAATCCACAGGGCTGGCCGGAGAGGCGAAATGGAGGACGTAGTCCAGCGGGCCTTCGACATACAGGTACTCGGTGACATCCAGTCTGACAAAACGGAAGGCGTCGTGTCCGATCAGATGGGCGACGTTGTCCATTGAACCGGTGATCAGGTTGTCAAGGCAGATGACCTGATGCCCCTCCTCGATCAATCGATCGCAGAGGTGGGAACCAAGGAATCCGGCGCCTCCGGTAATCAGTGTGCGAGGCATGATGAGAGTCCCGAGCGTAGAGTGCTGAGTGTCGAGTTCATGGCCTGCCAGATTCCTCTCCTTCGAACGTCTCTCCAACTCGACACCTGGCACTTGAGACTTGACACTGTTTTCATCGTCCCATCCCGAGGTATTCGAATCCCATCGCCGTCATCTGTTGTCGATCGAACAGATTGCGCCCATCCAGCAGTATGGGTCGCCGCATCAGGCCTCTCACCCGAGTCAGGTCAAGGTCGGCAAACTCTTTCCACTCTGTCGCCACCACCAACGCATCGGCGCCGGTAGCCGCCTCATACGGATCCTGGCAATAGGTGAGTGTGGGAAGTTGGCGCCGCACCCGTTCCATCGCCTTCGGGTCGTAGGCCTTGACGACCGCACCCTCCGCCAGAAGCCGATTGATCAGGGCCAGTGCGGGGGAGTACCGCACATCG contains:
- a CDS encoding histidine--tRNA ligase yields the protein MKFKGVRGAPDLLPNESATWQRIEAATRSLLQRYGYAEIRTPAFERTELFIRGIGEGTDIVEKEMYTFTDQGDVSLTLRPEGTAPVVRAYLEHQMAAQSPLVKVYYLGPMFRRERPQSGRYRQFHQIGVEAIGSDQPAVDAEVIDLLWALIVEAFGIPDLQLRLNSIGDAVCRPAIRDRLAHYMADRSSELCTDCQGRLKRNPLRIMDCKQAGCQRLVADAPKPLESLCDACAAHFAEVRHLLDLLKIPYIIDERLVRGLEYYTKTAFELINPRLGAQNALAGGGRYDGLIESMGGPTTPAMGFAVGLERVIASLPLIGEASALRGVYVATLGPEARRTGMGLLQELRRRGARGLMDLEMRSLKGQMRQANKERVRYCVIVGDEELKRGQATLRDMVKADQTAVALDQIVERLIGLEGV
- the glpX gene encoding fructose-bisphosphatase class II, coding for MDRNLALELVRATEMAAISSARWMGLGNPSAAEQAAIDAMRHAFDHVSFKGSIVIGKGEHGKAPTLYVGEVLGQGNSPEVDIALDAVESGAIVAHGRPNAISVIAAAEKGSLHQVPDAHMEKIAVGPKAAGVIDITAPPEKNLRAIAEAMNRSVEDVTVVILDRPRHADLVRQVRGIGARIKLIQDGDLSATMAVAFEGTGVDVLMGVGGAREGALAATALQCIGGDMQGRLKPLTEEEAEQALRMGIRDLDRVFTIADLTGGGEIDIMCAATGVTDGDLLKGVRFFGGGAQTHSLVMRSRSATVRFIESTHRFDRKAVS
- the proC gene encoding pyrroline-5-carboxylate reductase, which gives rise to MLHGRTIGFIGAGNMAEAMIRGLLEARLVTADQIIASDIAEAKREQIHLRYGIQTVAGGRDVGLKASILILAVKPQDMEAALHGIAASVDQTKTVISIAAGITIAFIGERLPAGARIVRAMPNAPVMVLAGAAGITKGEHATAEDVQIAEAIFAAVGKAVVVEEKHLDAVTGLSASGPAYVFLCIEALTDAGVKVGLARDVAGLLAAQTVLGAAKMVLESGRHPAALKDMVTSPGGTTIAGLYALERGGLRGILMEAVEAATIRSRELGRR
- a CDS encoding branched chain amino acid aminotransferase, coding for MTYAYFKGQIVPLDQAKVSIQNNTFQYGTGIFEGIRAYWNLDERQLYVFRLAEHYLRLLRNCRVLKLNIGKDVKELSEITLELLRRNRPETDTYIRPIAYVDSDGIGPKFIGYPSSIAMYTLPLGDYINVSSGIKVGFSSWRRIHDNTIPARCKVTGGYVNSALAKTEALEHGYDEAIFLTEEGCISEGSAENIFLIRDGKLITPALSEDILEGITRETVIQLAREELGIETIERPIGRTELYVADEAFLCGTGAQVSPIIEVDKRLLGSGRIGPITEKIQALYFDVVKGKEKRYAHWLTPVY
- a CDS encoding NAD-dependent dehydratase: MPRTLITGGAGFLGSHLCDRLIEEGHQVICLDNLITGSMDNVAHLIGHDAFRFVRLDVTEYLYVEGPLDYVLHFASPASPVDYQRLPIQTLKVGSLGTHKALGLAKAKGARLLLASTSEVYGDPVIHPQREEYWGNVNPVGPRGVYDEAKRFAEAMTMAYHRYHGLDTRIARIFNTYGPRMRPNDGRVVSNFINQALRGEPLTVYGDGSQTRSFCYVTDLVEGLYRLLMSDEVNPVNIGNPKEFTVLDLAHMVLGAVGGPSVIEFRPLPMDDPRVRQPDIDLARMKLGWEPTLQIAEGLALTIDYFRQRSGKSC